A DNA window from Ostrea edulis chromosome 5, xbOstEdul1.1, whole genome shotgun sequence contains the following coding sequences:
- the LOC125652733 gene encoding transmembrane protein 151B-like isoform X1, translating to MISRGNREDQTPIKQSFCASLRRDAHWKCMILTLLIYGCLSAIIWCRLAVITTITVSYYGHRMANTHVSKSKPCEDGYIYIPIAFVIMLYLVYLVECWHSHTRLELKHKTDVNAVYEKIQQMQESIPIIWWKALCYHYIRKTRHVTRYRNGDSFTSTQVYYERVNSHTAGSAFNFTQCGIKDVSASLTGLENFPATKIRFTKGYSFLCSEAEYEFDEQRNRFYRDNERRDDYIETREGMDLLNVNFKQYMIAFRDPDNLPWYVSHVIFWVASFLLLSWPLRVIIEYKTAYVHYHVHKIFGSNYLENDIESTPMTRVNTMGSSDLEVVLQNNHIAPSYSEALLMSSGRTIGIADANGNVTRTKYGATRSETFAALSSVADNKDSIRRIRSGTALNFSPCNSFCIVNGGVVFENNHMQNDSYANSRRKETRRSFVFSRQNEFHSSLNSPTDPLVYVNPSCDTARLLRPNSEAERCHNHDPLLYHNNYVGITPAPTRNYRCSEDTNTRHVIPGDPPPDYQQALVMQRPKTVPKGSQQPSLPLPSTRIVIEENAYLQSVPNRRNYHTMMETSL from the exons ATGATATCGAGGGGGAATCGTGAGGAT CAAACTCCAATCAAGCAGTCATTTTGTGCATCACTAAGGAGAGATGCCCATTGGAAATGCATGATCCTTACCTTACTCATATATGGGTGTTTGTCAGCGATCATCTGGTGTCGTCTTGCTGTCATCACTACGATAACCGTTAGTTACTATGGTCATCGAATGGCTAACACACATGTGAGCAAGTCTAAGCCCTGTGAGGATGGATACATTTATATTCCTATAGCTTTCGTCATAATGCTGTACCTTGTTTATCTTGTGGAATGTTGGCATTCTCACACCAGACTAGAACTAAAACACAAAACGGATGTAAATGCagtttatgaaaaaatacaacaaatgCAAGAATCTATTCCTATCATATGGTGGAAAGCTTTGTGTTATCATTACATCCGCAAAACGCGTCATGTGACTAGGTACAGAAATGGTGACTCTTTTACAAGTACCCAAGTATACTACGAACGCGTCAATTCCCACACGGCTGGATCTGCATTCAATTTCACACAATGTGGAATCAAGGACGTATCCGCATCGCTTACCGGTCTGGAGAATTTTCCCGCTACAAAAATTAGATTCACAAAAGGATATTCATTCTTGTGTTCCGAAGCAGAATACGAATTTGATGAACAACGAAATAGATTTTACCGAGATAATGAAAGACGGGATGACTATATAGAGACAAGGGAGGGAATGGATTTACTCAATGTAAATTTCAAGCAGTACATGATTGCTTTCAGAGATCCCGATAATCTCCCTTGGTATGTGTCACATGTGATCTTTTGGGTTGCTTCTTTTCTTTTATTGTCTTGGCCTTTGAGAGTTATCATTGAATATAAAACTGCCTATGTTCATTACCATGTTCATAAAATTTTCGGTTCAAATTATTTAGAAAATGATATCGAGTCTACGCCTATGACACGTGTCAATACCATGGGGAGTTCAGATCTAGAAGTTGTGTTACAGAACAATCATATCGCCCCAAGTTACTCCGAGGCCTTATTAATGTCATCTGGTAGGACAATAGGGATCGCAGATGCAAATGGAAATGTGACAAGAACTAAATATGGTGCAACAAGAAGTGAAACGTTTGCTGCTCTCTCCTCTGTTGCTGATAACAAGGATTCTATCAGAAGAATTCGATCTGGTACCGCCCTTAACTTTTCACCATGCAATAGCTTTTGCATTGTTAATGGTGGCGTTGTGTTCGAAAATAACCATATGCAAAATGATAGTTATGCAAATTCTCGTCGCAAAGAAACACGAAGGTCGTTTGTATTTTCCAgacaaaatgaatttcattcatCTCTTAATTCCCCTACCGACCCTTTAGTATATGTAAACCCTAGCTGTGATACAGCCAGACTGTTGCGACCAAACTCTGAAGCAGAAAGATGTCACAATCATGACCCACTTCTGTATCATAATAACTATGTTGGCATTACGCCCGCTCCCACAAGGAATTATCGCTGTTCTGAAGACACGAACACACGCCACGTAATCCCAGGCGATCCGCCCCCTGATTATCAACAAGCACTTGTAATGCAGAGACCAAAAACGGTTCCTAAAGGATCACAGCAGCCTTCGCTTCCGTTGCCTAGTACAAGAATTGTCATAGAGGAGAACGCATATTTGCAGTCAGTGCCAAATCGTAGAAACTACCATACCATGATGGAAACATCGTTATAA
- the LOC125652733 gene encoding transmembrane protein 151B-like isoform X2, with protein sequence MSLRTQASLQTPIKQSFCASLRRDAHWKCMILTLLIYGCLSAIIWCRLAVITTITVSYYGHRMANTHVSKSKPCEDGYIYIPIAFVIMLYLVYLVECWHSHTRLELKHKTDVNAVYEKIQQMQESIPIIWWKALCYHYIRKTRHVTRYRNGDSFTSTQVYYERVNSHTAGSAFNFTQCGIKDVSASLTGLENFPATKIRFTKGYSFLCSEAEYEFDEQRNRFYRDNERRDDYIETREGMDLLNVNFKQYMIAFRDPDNLPWYVSHVIFWVASFLLLSWPLRVIIEYKTAYVHYHVHKIFGSNYLENDIESTPMTRVNTMGSSDLEVVLQNNHIAPSYSEALLMSSGRTIGIADANGNVTRTKYGATRSETFAALSSVADNKDSIRRIRSGTALNFSPCNSFCIVNGGVVFENNHMQNDSYANSRRKETRRSFVFSRQNEFHSSLNSPTDPLVYVNPSCDTARLLRPNSEAERCHNHDPLLYHNNYVGITPAPTRNYRCSEDTNTRHVIPGDPPPDYQQALVMQRPKTVPKGSQQPSLPLPSTRIVIEENAYLQSVPNRRNYHTMMETSL encoded by the coding sequence CAAACTCCAATCAAGCAGTCATTTTGTGCATCACTAAGGAGAGATGCCCATTGGAAATGCATGATCCTTACCTTACTCATATATGGGTGTTTGTCAGCGATCATCTGGTGTCGTCTTGCTGTCATCACTACGATAACCGTTAGTTACTATGGTCATCGAATGGCTAACACACATGTGAGCAAGTCTAAGCCCTGTGAGGATGGATACATTTATATTCCTATAGCTTTCGTCATAATGCTGTACCTTGTTTATCTTGTGGAATGTTGGCATTCTCACACCAGACTAGAACTAAAACACAAAACGGATGTAAATGCagtttatgaaaaaatacaacaaatgCAAGAATCTATTCCTATCATATGGTGGAAAGCTTTGTGTTATCATTACATCCGCAAAACGCGTCATGTGACTAGGTACAGAAATGGTGACTCTTTTACAAGTACCCAAGTATACTACGAACGCGTCAATTCCCACACGGCTGGATCTGCATTCAATTTCACACAATGTGGAATCAAGGACGTATCCGCATCGCTTACCGGTCTGGAGAATTTTCCCGCTACAAAAATTAGATTCACAAAAGGATATTCATTCTTGTGTTCCGAAGCAGAATACGAATTTGATGAACAACGAAATAGATTTTACCGAGATAATGAAAGACGGGATGACTATATAGAGACAAGGGAGGGAATGGATTTACTCAATGTAAATTTCAAGCAGTACATGATTGCTTTCAGAGATCCCGATAATCTCCCTTGGTATGTGTCACATGTGATCTTTTGGGTTGCTTCTTTTCTTTTATTGTCTTGGCCTTTGAGAGTTATCATTGAATATAAAACTGCCTATGTTCATTACCATGTTCATAAAATTTTCGGTTCAAATTATTTAGAAAATGATATCGAGTCTACGCCTATGACACGTGTCAATACCATGGGGAGTTCAGATCTAGAAGTTGTGTTACAGAACAATCATATCGCCCCAAGTTACTCCGAGGCCTTATTAATGTCATCTGGTAGGACAATAGGGATCGCAGATGCAAATGGAAATGTGACAAGAACTAAATATGGTGCAACAAGAAGTGAAACGTTTGCTGCTCTCTCCTCTGTTGCTGATAACAAGGATTCTATCAGAAGAATTCGATCTGGTACCGCCCTTAACTTTTCACCATGCAATAGCTTTTGCATTGTTAATGGTGGCGTTGTGTTCGAAAATAACCATATGCAAAATGATAGTTATGCAAATTCTCGTCGCAAAGAAACACGAAGGTCGTTTGTATTTTCCAgacaaaatgaatttcattcatCTCTTAATTCCCCTACCGACCCTTTAGTATATGTAAACCCTAGCTGTGATACAGCCAGACTGTTGCGACCAAACTCTGAAGCAGAAAGATGTCACAATCATGACCCACTTCTGTATCATAATAACTATGTTGGCATTACGCCCGCTCCCACAAGGAATTATCGCTGTTCTGAAGACACGAACACACGCCACGTAATCCCAGGCGATCCGCCCCCTGATTATCAACAAGCACTTGTAATGCAGAGACCAAAAACGGTTCCTAAAGGATCACAGCAGCCTTCGCTTCCGTTGCCTAGTACAAGAATTGTCATAGAGGAGAACGCATATTTGCAGTCAGTGCCAAATCGTAGAAACTACCATACCATGATGGAAACATCGTTATAA